The DNA sequence atatttttttttttcaaatgagagGACCCATGGGGAGGGAGATAGAAAGCAAAAGTTCTTActtttatgggttttttttttttttttttttttttttttataattttcatttatttttttcatttggcgTGTGGAGGCGAATCTTAGAATTCCTTGCTCTTTACTTTCTCTCGGTTTGAAGATCTGTCTCTGTGCAATCATTCTTTTCACCAAAAactaaaacccaaaaaaaaaaaaaaaaagaaaaaaaaatcaaacatctgaACTGAACAAAAAAAcctgaagaaaaaaacaaaaaaggaaagagagaaatttTATTCTCTTGATGTAAACCcccaaaaaccataaaattcaagaaaaaagaaaaagacagtttttttttgttttggattttttggATTTGGAAATTAGAGAATCAAGCCGCTGGCAATGGCTCGATTCGTATCCATGCGAGTAGTTTCATACACTGGAAGCTCTTCGCGGTACCTATCGATTCCGATGGCTGAGAGGTTATCGAGCTCGAAGAGATCTGAGCTGGCGCAGCTCGCTGCATCGTCGTCGGAATCTTCATGGTTGGCGGCTTCTCTCAGGTACGATTCGTTTTTCTTTTGGTAATTTTTCAGCAGATCTCTTGCGGCTTCTTCCACTCGGCGGTTGTGGTCGATGTTGAGCTTGATGTCTTCGTTGATGAAGTTTGTTACAGTTCGTATCGGTTTGCCGTCTTCGTACAAGCATTTGTGGCCGCAGGGACGGCAGTCTTCGTCGACTATGACGCTGACGGGGTAGAATCTCACTGATCGCTTCGTGCCGTTGCTGAGTTTGCCTCTGGATGACGGCGTTTTGCTCAGGCAGGAGCGGGAGAAGGAGGAGGCTGATGAGCATGTGGACGTGTGGCCGGACTTTGATTTGCGTTCTGGTGTAGAGTCTTCCGACGAGGATATCTTCGCTTTCTTGGCGGTTCCGGTTGTGAAGAGAGAGTTGAGGAAGCTCGCGAGGCGGCCGCCGGGAGAGATTGGTTGCTTCACCTTCTTGAGATCGCCGTAGATCTTCAGCGCTCGAGACTTCGTCTTCACGAAACCGCCTTCGTGCTTTGGCTTCTGTGACGCAATGTAATTTCTGTCGTGATAATTGTCAAACATAAGGTGGTGGTGATTCTCCGGTGGAACCGACGTGCTGGTTCGTATCGGCTTCGGTCTCTGAAAACCAGACGACCTTACAGATTCCGCCTCCGACGACGAGAATCCTCCTCCCGAGCTGGAGTCGGAGGAGCTCGAAGTCGAATTCAGGAAAAAAGAATCGCGATCGTTCCGCGACCTTCTCTCGAAATCCGCCATGGACTTTCGCCGAACCACCACCTTCTCGCTCACCTTCTTCTCCATCCATTTTTCGATCATGATGGCTCTCCTAAGACTCGCCATCTCTTCGTCCTCCTCCTTATTCACAGTGCAATTACTGTGCTTCTTCCTCATAGTTTCTCTGTACAGAACCAGCTCTTCCTCCCCTTCACCACCCTCGTCGATCGACCTGTAAATCGCGTCGAGCAGAGTCGACGAGAAGGACGGATTTTCTCTACCGTTCCGGTACCGATCCTCACGGAGCGATTTATCCCACCTCTGCATCTCTTTATAGAAGAACCCCAAGGCCCAAGCTAGAAAACGAGAGAAAACGCGAGAGAGTTGAAACGCAGCGTTTCGAATGATGCTACTCCCTCTTTACTGTCTGGCTTGATAGCGTCAAAAGCTGAGAGAAGAAGCAAAGAACAAGTGAGGAAATTGAGAAGACATGGACATCTCTTCGACAACAAAGATTTTCCTCAATCTCCCCTTTTGCTTTCACTGTGTGAATGCAAACGAGAAAGGAAACAAAGCAGACACAGCCATTGATGGGTGCTTGATGGCTCTGAGAAGGGAAATGAAAGCCAAAAGCCACGCCTgtggagagagaagagagaagagagctCTGTGTCTCTCTCCTGCACTCGCTCTTATATCCCCTTCAAGCGCGTGAACCACAAATCCTACCTCAACCCCTGCCAGGTTGGCTCCCATGACGTGGCACACACATATCAATATCTTATTCCTTTTATTTacgatttatttttatattaatattaattaacttCCCCTTCACATGAAGTGACGTAAGATCCTTTGCTTTTTTTCTTGGAAAGGAGGGTAAATTATTGAAGTGTATGGGTCACACCAATATTGAAAAAATTTCCCAACACTTCCTTATTGATATTTACTTAGggttaattcaaaaaaaatttacaataaagTAAAAGATATAAGACTTTTAATCATGATTTTGTGTCTTTTGAATATTCCAAAGGTAGGTTGTAACTTCGAAGTTAGACAATGGGGGATGTCTAAGGGGAATTCGAGAGTGGGAGCCAATTCATTTGATTAGAAGGATGAATTCATTCTacactattatcattattattatttttttaaaaaaagaattaaaatctttataaaaaataatttattgaaatccTTCTTATTCTTGGATTTAGTTTATTTCGGGATtcgaaaaaaatatttatattttttttaatcgatttttaacctattttggTGGCTTTCCATGATAGCTTGGTATGTTGGTTAGATATTTATAGGGCTTGGTATAGTTAAAGAATTTAAGAAAAGCAGGTATATACATAAGATTTGTTGTacctaatatttgaaaaatatttaatatatttttttatataaagaattaATATGGGGCAGTAAAAATAATGTTCAcacattaataatatttatggtaattttttttcttcatattttaactatctatatatatatatattaataaggCATTGAATTTGGTATCCAAATGAGAATTGATTTCAGTGGTCTAGGTATTTACCATACTGTCCTATTTTTTAGTATGGCAAActtcatctttatttttctctgtTGAGGCAGTGGTGTCAAGGAAATCCGCCCAGCCACTGAGAGATCTTCCTTGACGGGGAAAGATCTTACTGGCATTGATTTCTACTGGTAGAATTTGTGAGCATTTATTGGGTTTGATAATGGACATCGGAGTCCACTCTTATAAATTGAAATGATTTGTCacctgcttttttttttttttttttttttaataaaaattatatatatatatatatatatatattaaaaaatgttaaggttgtgtttggaaattgtttgagaattatttaaaaaatatgttgtttttaaaaaatattttaattggttTTTGAGGATtgtgtttgaaaataaaatattatatactaagagttatttaaaaaaaatatatgaattgttttaaatggtaattataaaaatatgatggaaaTAGAACACGACGTATAATAGAAACATTAAAAATggattgaaaaattttcaagatttaaatttattctaaaatatatgttattacttaaaatttgtttttcaagaactatttttaaaaacgttCCTAAACAAAGCCCTGATCctctctatcatttttttttttgggtaaaaacatattttttatatttatacacCCCTAAAAAGATTCAAAATAGTTACATGTCGAATTTCCAAAAACACATGAACTaaaaatcaataggaaaattttttatcatatatcatatattatatgGGTTTATCTATATTTGGGTAATCGTATAAGTAATCATATGGGTAAAATAAACTTAGAGTGTATTTagtaatgattttgaaaagtatttttagtatttttaatacttgaaaatttttattttacaaatattaaaaatgttagaaatactttttaaaataactgACAAACGCACTCTTATATTTCTTTgtagttgttttattttattttgattttggacatggaaaaaaatttactgatactatatatatatatatatattctcattttagttaaatagacacattttaaagtgATAAAATCCTCTATGAGGTATCTATCTATTTGATCTTATAGTAagatataatgaaaatattgtaTTTGTACGAGGATAATATGAATTTCCTTCAATAAAATAGACGATTTTTAAAATCGTAAGACTTTTTTTAGGCTTGAAATGGAtaatatctataaaatcaaagGGGATGATtgctttctttttgtatttatttcaaCCGTCCAAATtacatcaaaatataaaattcaaagttGGCTAGGATAGCataaagtttttaatatcatattatatatatatatatatatatatatatatatatatatagatataccCATGCTCTTGGTTGGAAGAAAATGTATAGTCAATTGATGAATGTGTGGGGTGTGACCTAGGCCTAGAGATAGAAGAAAAACTGTAGGTAGTGGGCAAAGCTCAAATCCACAATCATTGCACTCGTGGGTCTCTTCAACTTTTGTATacataaagagagagagagaacgaGTATCTATCTATCCATCCATGacaccaaaacaaaaaacaaagaagatttGATTTGATCGATTTAGTTAAAGAAAAGACGATtaggaaattaaaaattttaaaaatattaaaaaagtgggaattaattaaagaagataAGAATAATGATAAACTATAGAAAAAGAGTGAATAAAGCAACGTCCCCGTGTGCATTGCCCTCTCATTTTCACATGCATTCTTCACTCATTTCATTTGCCCGGCCCTCTCTTCTTCTTCGCTTCAATCTTACGACAAATCTACACACTTGGGCTTCATATTCTATGCTTTTGTGTGTAAATTATTATGGTGTAGACACCCACTTGATGCATGCTTTCTCTAAATCATTCGTACCAAGTCATTTTACGAACTTGTACCTGTCACCATCATTCACATCCTTTCTctgaattatttttcttcttagatGGGTTGAGATTGAGGCATCCAAGGACGGGTTTTACTCAAAGTAGTGTTTTGTTTATGtcaatttgatatatattattcCATCGTTACTTCATGGTTTTAGATTTTAAGTTACGGTActcattttatgcatttttagggtttgtttggaagTTGATTCTTGTAAAAGTGGGTTTATAGAGTTTTTACTATTAGTATAAAcgtttaatttatataaaaaaaagtactttcaaatattagaaaatacttCTGATAATCTCAAATTATGTCGAACAGAAGTTATAGAGACTAGTTTAAGGTAATTTCAACTACATAGATTAATTACTATTACGAATCGACAAACAAAGAATATTTCTTAATATACCTAAGCAAACAAACTTATTGAAAGAAAACGACACTACTTAAGAAATTAATCAAGTCCATGAGATGATGTGAGATTCCTTCAAATTGATGGAGGCAAGAAATGAGAGAAGAGATTCCATTTACATCATGGATAGCCAATTTGGGGACCAAAACCCTACTAAAAGTCTAGAAATGAATAATTGACAAAGTCcaaaaccaaggaaaaaaaaaaggtgtttgcCCATATTCATTCCTCATGATCCCAACTAAGAATGTACGCTTGGTGGGTGGATGTATACTTCATACATCTCcttcaccaccaccaccaccaccaccacttagctaccaccaccatcaccaccaccacccactATACTAGACAATACTAGACAGCATATAGCATCACATGTAAGGTATAATATTAAAAGCTCATCAAGATTTAAAAGACAAATGCCTAGAAATATATTCTCTCATCATTCAATCTTTGCTTACTCCCAATATTGTCTCTCTTGTCCCCTTGTTATTAATTTCttcaccattttcttcttcactaAGTTCTCATTTAATTTACTTAACTCACAtgattatgtttaatttattttctattatatataacacgtacattaaaaaaaaaatactataaaaaacattttctcgATCGGGTTGTATCTAAACATAATcgattttctattaaaattttgatgaaaaatatgctATTAATAAAAGCTATGCTTTTAGTAACCATGCATTATTAGAATAAATCTAccaaaaaattctaaaaattctaaaacttctcctaataattttaatatatgtggtatatatatataaagaggtTAACTTAAATCCACCCATATATGCACAGTGGCATACAAAAGCTTCAAAGGGTTTTACCAGAATATACTCAAAAAGAGGTGGCTTTAGGGTTTCTTACAAGCTCTGATTCTTTTTGTTTGCTTTCACATGATCAAAGTTGTCCACACCCACACAAGTATGCCTCAGCCTAACCCAaatgaaaaacaccaaaaccCATCAAGAAATGGCCACTGAGGAGTCAGAACTAAGTGGGAAGTGGGAAGTGGGAACACACAGAAGGGAGTGATATATTCAcaaaagtgatgatgatgatgatgatcactTTTTCTGTAGTAGCAGTAGGAGTTGTAGTTGTTAGTTTTGATTGAGAGAGGTCATGCATGTGCCCTTTTGCCTTTGTGTTTGAGGTACACATCATGTTGTATAGGAGAACAGCTACTAGGGTAGGTCaagggtggtggtggtggtggtggtggtggtggtgatggaggaggaggaggaggaggagggatGGGTCATGGGTGGTGGGTGGTGGGTTTGATGGTTTCCTTACTAGAATCAAATTTCATTGTCAACTCTAAAAAGACCTAAACCTAAAAGATGCCTTCATTGAAGGGACTATGCTCTTTTGTATTATTATCCTTGTCTATCCCCGTTTCCATGTGTGGGTCACCCAAGCTTAGCCCTAGCTAGTTGCCGAAACCCTAATTTGCTGTCATGGGTCTTGTGTTCTTTTTTTTGGTCTCTGTCATGATAAAGTAAGAGTTTGCATAACTTGTTCAATTTTCATTGGCTCTTTGAAGATTAACCTATTTGTGGTTCTAGAAAAGacaaaagtgaataaaaaataaatttaaaattaataaattatttttatattttttaaaaaaaacttgagaaaaggaaaaaaaaatattaacaaaaattattttttatattttaaaaaagctTATAtaccatcttttattttttaaaaatatcaaaattaatttttaaaaaaatgcttttaaatttaGACCAAAAGTTGtataatgtttaataaaaaccTTCTAATATGTTCAATCCataaagtttttatttcaactttaatttattttttcaaatttttactaTTAACTTGTGTTTGGTTTGTAACATATAACACTAAATAATATAAGAGATTAAATAACGTATCTTATCTTAcgtttgatataataaaataaattattttatcatccatttaaaaaaaatagtaatttttttatatgaaatataggATTTGTTAGATAATATTTTCGAAAGCCATtctcaaaaataacttttgtcaatcatttaaaaatttgtttgggaatttaaatataaattatttttttggcttatttatcataaatattatgtatattatatataatagataAATTTTAAAGCATTCGATAAATTTTAAAGCATTCTTTatgtatgaaaataaaaataaaaacactttaaatttgttagttaaatgtttttttgagttagaaaattattttttattttaaaaaatagaaatttattttcaaaaaaagtttaataaacAATGATGGGTTTGTTtaacaaatacaaaaatatgaaacaaattaatgaaattgttaaacatgtttccttaattaaaataataataatttttattttttaaaaaaaattaaaataaaaagtatttagaAAAGTAAGGAAAACTGTCAGTGAGTTCTGAGTTGTACGGTGTGTGTTTccccaaaaatttaaaataaataaaacaaaaaatgaaaggtGGGGCCCAATGAGAGGTGCACGAGTGCCAATAATGAAGTGTGGTTCAGGTGTTCCCTCCAATAGAGGACTCCCACCCCCACCATCGCCACGTGATCCTCTGCCACTTGTCAGTTCTGGCACGTGCTCCTCTTCAGTTTTGGCCCCACCTCTTTCGCAGTTACCCacctatatttttcaaaacctcAAAAGCCTCGTCTCTCATTCAGCATGGAATATGACTTGTACCaccatatttattatttactcctatttttcattttctttttatttaaattttattttctatcttttcaaTTACTATTCAAAACACTAAATTACAACTGAAATCATCTCAAAATTATTcaagaaaaaatgttttcaaaaatagtttccaaacaaTAACATTCTCTTGCTTTGAGGAgtttaaaaccctaaaacaactttcaaaaataagtttaaaaccctaaaacaactttcaaaaatatttaaataaaacctGTAAATTGATATGGGCttttgagagaaagagacaCACCTGCTTTTCTCAATGCAATGGTGTGTGGGTAGGAGATTTGAGTTCAAATGAGAATTCTGAAAAGGTGAATGGAAATGAGATATGAAATGGGCATAGCCGTTGGGTAGAGCCAATGAGAGACAGAaacttgagagagagagagagagagagagaggaagagaaaggAAGAGAGACTCACACATTGTGGGGCTGTATAGAATTAAAGGTGGGTGTGAAGTGAGAACAGAAGAGAGCATGAAATCATGAAAAGGGGTGTGGTGGTGATCCCTagggcttaaaaaaaaaaaaaattaacatctGCAGATACCTATAGACAACCCCCACAACCCCAGAATGAGACACAGATCAaaccctttctttctttcttttgcttttttctcCTGTGGCAAAAGGGGTTAAGGCCAGCatccatatcatccacaacccacCTCTTATCTTTACCATTTCTCACTGGAACAGGACTCAGAGACCCAGATACCCATGTGGGTTAATATCAAAAGTGATGAAAGAGGGAAGGGAAGCAGATAACTTAATgggaaattgaaaaacatgatgcatttaaatagaaaaagatgATTATGGGTTTTTCTCATTtcacaaagtaaaaaaaaaaaactagcaaCTTCTATAGCTAACACTTCTTCAGTCCCTTGGCAAGGGATTTGGAGACTGGGTGAGGCATTACTTTCTTGGTATCAGAAGTTTGTGGTCCAGTTGAGATGACCCAGCTGAGGCTGCTGATAGGCACCCACCTGAGGGCCGGGCGCTGCTGCTGCCACCCCAACTCCAACGTTACCACCCATGGGAGGGCCTAGATGGTGGGGGCTTGCCATTGCAGCAGGCTGTGGAGGAGGGTGGTACAGCCCGGGGAACTGCATGTGAGAAGATTGGGCTGCTGCTGCAGCTGCATTGAAGGATGCATGGCCTGTGTGGGAAGGCATATAAGCAGCATGAGGGGTTTGGGCAGGCATGTTGTAGTATGGAGCAGATTGAAGACCCGGAAGCTCCCTCGGGTTCTGGATCCAAATTTCCGATGTCTCAGCCTGTTAGGTCAAAGAACAAGAAATGGAGAACTAAGATTTATCCTATCATAGATCAAATTACGATATACAAAGAGAAATATGACAACTTCTAATTGGCTTATTAGTTCAAACTTAATTGAAAAGCCCATTATGCTCACATGCATATGCTGCTAGAGGCTCAAAAATACGTTCAAAAAAGCATGCTATTTTACTGTTTTTTCTATAAGAACCCAACTCAAATGTGATATATGGAACCATTTGAGTAGGGTGAAGTTCAACACACCATCTATGACCTAAGTGATgcaaaaaaaatactaaatcgATGGCTATAGACACACAAGATGTGATTTTACCTGTGGATTTGGAACGTAAATGTTGCCATCTTTGTACTTGAGCCGGGATGAATCTTCAAGTCCAGTTGCACTGCCAACAACACCAGGAGCATTAATAGCATACCCAGTTGGATTAGTAAAATTTCCAAACCCTGTGGGACTGCCAGCAGGAACAGGCTTTAACTGCTGGATTCCATACTTGAGTCCGTTTGCACCAAGATGGGAGCTCCCTCCAGGCATCAGCAGGTAACTGTTGGCATTTGAAGGATGAGTGTAAGCAGGGTTACTAGAATAGCCAGGCATGGCCATTGGTGGGACGTAAACTGGTGAGAGGAACTGGCGATATGGCATTAGATTAGCAAAATGAGGAACATGAACTTGCTGATACATCTGGGGCACTGGTGGTTGCTGTTGCTGTTGTTGTACCATGGCTATTGATGATGCCGGGATGCTGTTAGCTGTATGTGAGGCTAAGGCCTGCAAGTGAAAATACACCATTAAATGGATAATTATTGACAACTTAATCTGCCAACTGTGACACACAAAATAATGCCTAGGGTGTCTCCCTTTAGTAGAACATTTTCCAAGCCAAAACAGCTAATACACAATTTTGAGAAGTTAAAGACATAATCCAGAGAATTAAAAACCAAACTTCTAGTCCAATGACGGTTTAAAAGGTTGAATGACACCAGTGCAAAGCATGAGGCAACTTGCCTTTGCCCGTTCAAAGCAATAGAAATTACAAAGGAAACACAATGCACA is a window from the Vitis riparia cultivar Riparia Gloire de Montpellier isolate 1030 chromosome 9, EGFV_Vit.rip_1.0, whole genome shotgun sequence genome containing:
- the LOC117921441 gene encoding protein BIG GRAIN 1-like A, giving the protein MQRWDKSLREDRYRNGRENPSFSSTLLDAIYRSIDEGGEGEEELVLYRETMRKKHSNCTVNKEEDEEMASLRRAIMIEKWMEKKVSEKVVVRRKSMADFERRSRNDRDSFFLNSTSSSSDSSSGGGFSSSEAESVRSSGFQRPKPIRTSTSVPPENHHHLMFDNYHDRNYIASQKPKHEGGFVKTKSRALKIYGDLKKVKQPISPGGRLASFLNSLFTTGTAKKAKISSSEDSTPERKSKSGHTSTCSSASSFSRSCLSKTPSSRGKLSNGTKRSVRFYPVSVIVDEDCRPCGHKCLYEDGKPIRTVTNFINEDIKLNIDHNRRVEEAARDLLKNYQKKNESYLREAANHEDSDDDAASCASSDLFELDNLSAIGIDRYREELPVYETTRMDTNRAIASGLIL